Proteins encoded by one window of Camelus bactrianus isolate YW-2024 breed Bactrian camel chromosome 9, ASM4877302v1, whole genome shotgun sequence:
- the AHCYL1 gene encoding S-adenosylhomocysteine hydrolase-like protein 1 isoform X2: MSMPDAMPLPGVGEELKQAKEIEDAEKYSFMATVTKAPKKQIQFADDMQEFTKFPTKTGRRSLSRSISQSSTDSYSSAASYTDSSDDEVSPREKQQTNSKGSSNFCVKNIKQAEFGRREIEIAEQDMSALISLRKRAQGEKPLAGAKIVGCTHITAQTAVLIETLCALGAQCRWSACNIYSTQNEVAAALAEAGVAVFAWKGESEDDFWWCIDRCVNMDGWQANMILDDGGDLTHWVYKKYPNVFKKIRGIVEESVTGVHRLYQLSKAGKLCVPAMNVNDSVTKQKFDNLYCCRESILDGLKRTTDVMFGGKQVVVCGYGEVGKGCCAALKALGAIVYITEIDPICALQACMDGFRVVKLNEVIRQVDVVITCTGNKNVVTREHLDRMKNSCIVCNMGHSNTEIDVTSLRTPELTWERVRSQVDHVIWPDGKRVVLLAEGRLLNLSCSTVPTFVLSITATTQALALIELYNAPEGRYKQDVYLLPKKMDEYVASLHLPSFDAHLTELTDDQAKYLGLNKNGPFKPNYYRY; the protein is encoded by the exons CAAATCCAGTTTGCTGATGACATGCAGGAGTTCACCAAATTCCCTACCAAGACTGGCCGGCGATCTTTGTCTCGCTCTATCTCTCAGTCCTCCACTGACAGCTACAGTTCGG CTGCGTCCTACACAGATAGCTCTGATGATGAGGTTTCCCCCCGAGAAAAGCAGCAAACCAACTCGAAGGGCAGTAGCAACTTCTGTGTGAAGAATATCAAGCAGGCAGAATTTGGACGCCGGGAGATTGAGATTGCAGAACAAG ACATGTCTGCTCTGATTTCACTCAGGAAACGTGCTCAGGGGGAGAAGCCCTTGGCTGGTGCTAAAATAGTGGGCTGTACACACATCACAGCCCAGACAGCG GTGTTGATTGAGACACTCTGTGCCCTGGGGGCTCAGTGCCGCTGGTCTGCCTGCAACATCTACTCCACTCAAAATGAAGTGGCTGCAGCACTGGCTGAGGCCG GAGTTGCAGTGTTTGCTTGGAAGGGCGAGTCAGAAGATGACTTCTGGTGGTGTATTGACCGCTGTGTGAACATGGATGGGTGGCAAGCCAACATG ATCCTGGATGATGGGGGAGACTTAACCCACTGGGTTTATAAGAAGTATCCAAACGTGTTTAAGAAGATCCGAGGCATTGTGGAAGAGAGCGTGACTGGTGTTCACAG GCTATATCAGCTCTCCAAAGCTGGGAAGCTCTGTGTTCCAGCCATGAACGTCAATGATTCTGTTACCAAACAGAAGTTTGACAACTTGTACTGCTGCCGAGAATCCATTTTGGATGG CCTGAAGAGGACCACAGATGTGATGTTTGGTGGAAAACAAGTGGTGGTGTGTGGCTATGGTGAG GTGGGAAAGGGCTGTTGTGCTGCTCTCAAGGCTCTTGGAGCAATTGTCTATATCACAGAAATTGACCCCATCTGTGCTCTGCAGGCCTG cATGGATGGGTTCAGGGTGGTAAAGCTAAATGAAGTCATCCGGCAAGTTGATGTCGTTATAACTTGCACAG GAAATAAGAATGTAGTGACACGGGAGCATTTGGACCGCATGAAAAACAGTTGCATCGTATGCAATATGGGCCACTCCAACACAGAAATTGATGTG ACCAGCCTCCGCACTCCGGAGCTGACATGGGAGCGAGTGCGTTCTCAGGTGGATCATGTCATCTGGCCAGATGGCAAACGCGTCGTCCTTCTGGcagag GGTCGTCTGCTCAATCTGAGCTGCTCCACAGTTCCCACCTTTGTTCTGTCCATCACAGCTACAACACAG GCTTTGGCACTGATAGAACTCTATAATGCACCTGAGGGACGGTACAAACAAGATGTGTACTTGCTTCCTAAGAAAATGG ATGAGTACGTTGCCAGCTTGCACCTGCCATCATTTGACGCCCACCTGACAGAACTGACAGATGACCAAGCAAAATATCTGGGACTCAACAAAAATGGGCCATTCAAACCCAATTATTACAG ATACTAA
- the AHCYL1 gene encoding S-adenosylhomocysteine hydrolase-like protein 1 isoform X3, whose translation MSMPDAMPLPGVGEELKQAKEIEDAEKYSFMATVTKAPKKQIQFADDMQEFTKFPTKTGRRSLSRSISQSSTDSYSSAASYTDSSDDEVSPREKQQTNSKGSSNFCVKNIKQAEFGRREIEIAEQDMSALISLRKRAQGEKPLAGAKIVGCTHITAQTAVLIETLCALGAQCRWSACNIYSTQNEVAAALAEAGVAVFAWKGESEDDFWWCIDRCVNMDGWQANMILDDGGDLTHWVYKKYPNVFKKIRGIVEESVTGVHRLYQLSKAGKLCVPAMNVNDSVTKQKFDNLYCCRESILDGLKRTTDVMFGGKQVVVCGYGEVGKGCCAALKALGAIVYITEIDPICALQACMDGFRVVKLNEVIRQVDVVITCTGNKNVVTREHLDRMKNSCIVCNMGHSNTEIDVTSLRTPELTWERVRSQVDHVIWPDGKRVVLLAEGRLLNLSCSTVPTFVLSITATTQALALIELYNAPEGRYKQDVYLLPKKMDEYVASLHLPSFDAHLTELTDDQAKYLGLNKNGPFKPNYYR comes from the exons CAAATCCAGTTTGCTGATGACATGCAGGAGTTCACCAAATTCCCTACCAAGACTGGCCGGCGATCTTTGTCTCGCTCTATCTCTCAGTCCTCCACTGACAGCTACAGTTCGG CTGCGTCCTACACAGATAGCTCTGATGATGAGGTTTCCCCCCGAGAAAAGCAGCAAACCAACTCGAAGGGCAGTAGCAACTTCTGTGTGAAGAATATCAAGCAGGCAGAATTTGGACGCCGGGAGATTGAGATTGCAGAACAAG ACATGTCTGCTCTGATTTCACTCAGGAAACGTGCTCAGGGGGAGAAGCCCTTGGCTGGTGCTAAAATAGTGGGCTGTACACACATCACAGCCCAGACAGCG GTGTTGATTGAGACACTCTGTGCCCTGGGGGCTCAGTGCCGCTGGTCTGCCTGCAACATCTACTCCACTCAAAATGAAGTGGCTGCAGCACTGGCTGAGGCCG GAGTTGCAGTGTTTGCTTGGAAGGGCGAGTCAGAAGATGACTTCTGGTGGTGTATTGACCGCTGTGTGAACATGGATGGGTGGCAAGCCAACATG ATCCTGGATGATGGGGGAGACTTAACCCACTGGGTTTATAAGAAGTATCCAAACGTGTTTAAGAAGATCCGAGGCATTGTGGAAGAGAGCGTGACTGGTGTTCACAG GCTATATCAGCTCTCCAAAGCTGGGAAGCTCTGTGTTCCAGCCATGAACGTCAATGATTCTGTTACCAAACAGAAGTTTGACAACTTGTACTGCTGCCGAGAATCCATTTTGGATGG CCTGAAGAGGACCACAGATGTGATGTTTGGTGGAAAACAAGTGGTGGTGTGTGGCTATGGTGAG GTGGGAAAGGGCTGTTGTGCTGCTCTCAAGGCTCTTGGAGCAATTGTCTATATCACAGAAATTGACCCCATCTGTGCTCTGCAGGCCTG cATGGATGGGTTCAGGGTGGTAAAGCTAAATGAAGTCATCCGGCAAGTTGATGTCGTTATAACTTGCACAG GAAATAAGAATGTAGTGACACGGGAGCATTTGGACCGCATGAAAAACAGTTGCATCGTATGCAATATGGGCCACTCCAACACAGAAATTGATGTG ACCAGCCTCCGCACTCCGGAGCTGACATGGGAGCGAGTGCGTTCTCAGGTGGATCATGTCATCTGGCCAGATGGCAAACGCGTCGTCCTTCTGGcagag GGTCGTCTGCTCAATCTGAGCTGCTCCACAGTTCCCACCTTTGTTCTGTCCATCACAGCTACAACACAG GCTTTGGCACTGATAGAACTCTATAATGCACCTGAGGGACGGTACAAACAAGATGTGTACTTGCTTCCTAAGAAAATGG ATGAGTACGTTGCCAGCTTGCACCTGCCATCATTTGACGCCCACCTGACAGAACTGACAGATGACCAAGCAAAATATCTGGGACTCAACAAAAATGGGCCATTCAAACCCAATTATTACAGGTAA
- the AHCYL1 gene encoding S-adenosylhomocysteine hydrolase-like protein 1 isoform X1, whose translation MQEFTKFPTKTGRRSLSRSISQSSTDSYSSAASYTDSSDDEVSPREKQQTNSKGSSNFCVKNIKQAEFGRREIEIAEQDMSALISLRKRAQGEKPLAGAKIVGCTHITAQTAVLIETLCALGAQCRWSACNIYSTQNEVAAALAEAGVAVFAWKGESEDDFWWCIDRCVNMDGWQANMILDDGGDLTHWVYKKYPNVFKKIRGIVEESVTGVHRLYQLSKAGKLCVPAMNVNDSVTKQKFDNLYCCRESILDGLKRTTDVMFGGKQVVVCGYGEVGKGCCAALKALGAIVYITEIDPICALQACMDGFRVVKLNEVIRQVDVVITCTGNKNVVTREHLDRMKNSCIVCNMGHSNTEIDVTSLRTPELTWERVRSQVDHVIWPDGKRVVLLAEGRLLNLSCSTVPTFVLSITATTQALALIELYNAPEGRYKQDVYLLPKKMDEYVASLHLPSFDAHLTELTDDQAKYLGLNKNGPFKPNYYRY comes from the exons ATGCAGGAGTTCACCAAATTCCCTACCAAGACTGGCCGGCGATCTTTGTCTCGCTCTATCTCTCAGTCCTCCACTGACAGCTACAGTTCGG CTGCGTCCTACACAGATAGCTCTGATGATGAGGTTTCCCCCCGAGAAAAGCAGCAAACCAACTCGAAGGGCAGTAGCAACTTCTGTGTGAAGAATATCAAGCAGGCAGAATTTGGACGCCGGGAGATTGAGATTGCAGAACAAG ACATGTCTGCTCTGATTTCACTCAGGAAACGTGCTCAGGGGGAGAAGCCCTTGGCTGGTGCTAAAATAGTGGGCTGTACACACATCACAGCCCAGACAGCG GTGTTGATTGAGACACTCTGTGCCCTGGGGGCTCAGTGCCGCTGGTCTGCCTGCAACATCTACTCCACTCAAAATGAAGTGGCTGCAGCACTGGCTGAGGCCG GAGTTGCAGTGTTTGCTTGGAAGGGCGAGTCAGAAGATGACTTCTGGTGGTGTATTGACCGCTGTGTGAACATGGATGGGTGGCAAGCCAACATG ATCCTGGATGATGGGGGAGACTTAACCCACTGGGTTTATAAGAAGTATCCAAACGTGTTTAAGAAGATCCGAGGCATTGTGGAAGAGAGCGTGACTGGTGTTCACAG GCTATATCAGCTCTCCAAAGCTGGGAAGCTCTGTGTTCCAGCCATGAACGTCAATGATTCTGTTACCAAACAGAAGTTTGACAACTTGTACTGCTGCCGAGAATCCATTTTGGATGG CCTGAAGAGGACCACAGATGTGATGTTTGGTGGAAAACAAGTGGTGGTGTGTGGCTATGGTGAG GTGGGAAAGGGCTGTTGTGCTGCTCTCAAGGCTCTTGGAGCAATTGTCTATATCACAGAAATTGACCCCATCTGTGCTCTGCAGGCCTG cATGGATGGGTTCAGGGTGGTAAAGCTAAATGAAGTCATCCGGCAAGTTGATGTCGTTATAACTTGCACAG GAAATAAGAATGTAGTGACACGGGAGCATTTGGACCGCATGAAAAACAGTTGCATCGTATGCAATATGGGCCACTCCAACACAGAAATTGATGTG ACCAGCCTCCGCACTCCGGAGCTGACATGGGAGCGAGTGCGTTCTCAGGTGGATCATGTCATCTGGCCAGATGGCAAACGCGTCGTCCTTCTGGcagag GGTCGTCTGCTCAATCTGAGCTGCTCCACAGTTCCCACCTTTGTTCTGTCCATCACAGCTACAACACAG GCTTTGGCACTGATAGAACTCTATAATGCACCTGAGGGACGGTACAAACAAGATGTGTACTTGCTTCCTAAGAAAATGG ATGAGTACGTTGCCAGCTTGCACCTGCCATCATTTGACGCCCACCTGACAGAACTGACAGATGACCAAGCAAAATATCTGGGACTCAACAAAAATGGGCCATTCAAACCCAATTATTACAG ATACTAA